One region of Priestia megaterium genomic DNA includes:
- the thiT gene encoding energy-coupled thiamine transporter ThiT, whose amino-acid sequence MNDSKTGVRNVNKALPLQAKIEIAIFAALALLLDLLPSIKIATAVSISFSMVPIFIMCFRWGVKGGALSGLLWGLLQLATGTAYILTALQTFIEYIVAFAFIGFGGIFSQSIKTNLATNNRSKAFVLIVLSLIIGSFARYFWHFIAGIIFWGSYAPKGMSALWYSFSMNGVSMVGSLIACLVILSLLIPSASRMIVTKSHSS is encoded by the coding sequence ATGAATGATTCAAAAACAGGAGTGAGAAACGTGAATAAAGCATTACCTTTACAGGCTAAAATTGAAATAGCTATTTTTGCAGCATTGGCACTTCTACTTGACCTTTTGCCTTCCATTAAGATTGCAACGGCTGTAAGTATTTCGTTCTCCATGGTGCCCATTTTTATTATGTGCTTTCGCTGGGGAGTAAAAGGCGGGGCTCTATCTGGTCTATTATGGGGGCTTTTGCAGTTAGCGACAGGAACGGCTTATATTTTAACAGCGCTACAAACATTTATTGAATATATTGTGGCTTTTGCTTTTATAGGTTTTGGAGGTATTTTTTCACAATCTATTAAAACAAATTTAGCTACCAATAACAGATCAAAAGCTTTTGTTTTGATTGTTTTATCCCTTATTATCGGAAGCTTCGCACGTTATTTCTGGCACTTTATTGCTGGTATTATTTTCTGGGGATCGTACGCACCAAAAGGTATGTCCGCTCTGTGGTATTCTTTTTCAATGAACGGTGTTTCAATGGTAGGGTCACTAATAGCCTGCTTAGTCATTCTTTCATTGTTAATTCCATCGGCATCAAGAATGATTGTAACTAAATCACATTCATCATAA
- a CDS encoding cupin domain-containing protein, whose product MDVKKASIKKGVGGKFEEVIKELLPAYTGYVEVQHDIAFQTHPSHTHPTDEILHILDGSIYFTVERDTVLCQAGDRIHLPKQTVHSSKAGPDGCTYVISILK is encoded by the coding sequence ATGGACGTAAAAAAAGCCTCTATTAAAAAAGGAGTTGGCGGAAAGTTTGAAGAAGTAATTAAAGAGCTGCTTCCGGCGTATACTGGATACGTTGAAGTACAGCACGATATTGCTTTTCAAACACATCCGTCTCATACGCATCCAACTGATGAAATTCTTCATATCCTTGATGGATCTATTTACTTTACAGTTGAACGTGATACGGTTCTATGTCAGGCCGGAGATCGGATACATTTACCGAAACAAACGGTTCATTCTTCAAAAGCCGGTCCTGATGGATGCACATACGTTATTTCCATTTTAAAATAA
- a CDS encoding LysE family transporter, translating into MEWFLIAIKQIILGISLAAPVGPINIEMIKRGLTKGFWASWLVGLGGMTADILFMLLILIGLTPFVQMQAVTVVLYATGFVMLTFVGFQSMKQAVSRSFSVDVNNPSAKKDKSFFTGFFIALMNPLNIVFWFGVFGSSLSESLQSQTWLSVFFHSFFIIFGIILWNLNIAGSIHFTRKFITPKLFRLITLGAGFLLFLFGCQFGFKCVSLLIG; encoded by the coding sequence GTGGAGTGGTTTTTGATTGCTATAAAACAAATAATTCTAGGTATTAGTCTCGCAGCACCGGTAGGCCCAATTAATATAGAGATGATTAAAAGAGGTCTGACAAAAGGATTTTGGGCTTCTTGGCTAGTTGGTTTAGGAGGAATGACAGCCGATATCTTATTTATGCTTCTCATTTTAATAGGGTTAACCCCTTTTGTTCAGATGCAGGCTGTTACGGTTGTCCTGTATGCAACGGGTTTTGTCATGCTCACATTTGTTGGCTTTCAAAGTATGAAACAAGCTGTCTCTCGTTCCTTTTCAGTAGATGTAAATAACCCCTCTGCTAAAAAAGATAAGTCGTTTTTTACAGGTTTTTTTATTGCTCTTATGAACCCTTTAAATATTGTGTTTTGGTTCGGTGTATTTGGATCAAGCTTAAGCGAAAGTCTTCAAAGTCAAACGTGGCTATCCGTCTTTTTTCATAGCTTCTTTATTATTTTTGGCATAATTCTTTGGAATTTAAATATTGCGGGCAGCATTCATTTTACAAGAAAATTTATCACGCCTAAGCTTTTTCGCCTCATTACATTAGGTGCTGGTTTTTTACTTTTTTTATTTGGCTGCCAATTCGGTTTTAAATGTGTATCCTTACTTATCGGCTGA
- a CDS encoding GNAT family N-acetyltransferase, which translates to MIIRYAKEEDLPMLVEIYNQSVQTSAATFDLTPVTVEQRRGWFNNHISNELFPLIVAEKDGVVAGYASLSSYRDKEAYIQTVELSIYIDKNQQGYGIGKQLMKRILELAKELNHHVVISGITKGNDISIKMHEQFNFTFCGEFKEVGWKFDQWQDVLFYQLIL; encoded by the coding sequence ATGATCATTCGTTATGCTAAAGAAGAAGATTTACCTATGCTTGTTGAAATTTATAATCAGTCCGTTCAAACAAGTGCTGCTACTTTTGACTTAACGCCTGTAACAGTAGAACAAAGAAGGGGCTGGTTTAATAATCATATTAGCAATGAACTCTTTCCGCTTATTGTCGCGGAAAAAGATGGAGTAGTAGCGGGCTATGCTTCGCTTTCTTCTTATCGAGATAAAGAAGCGTACATTCAAACGGTAGAGCTATCGATTTATATTGATAAAAATCAGCAGGGGTATGGCATTGGAAAACAGCTTATGAAGCGGATTTTGGAATTGGCTAAAGAACTCAACCATCACGTTGTCATTTCAGGGATTACAAAAGGGAATGATATCAGTATCAAAATGCATGAGCAATTTAATTTTACATTTTGCGGAGAATTTAAAGAAGTAGGCTGGAAATTCGATCAGTGGCAAGATGTGCTTTTTTATCAGCTTATTTTATAA
- a CDS encoding ethanolamine ammonia-lyase subunit EutB, producing the protein MFKTTRLLGETFSFYSLKEIMAKANEERSGDQLARVSAESMKERMAAKQVLADITLADIRNYPLLSADEDNVSALIESQVDSSVYDIIKNWTVGELREYILSDEHTGEDLLALSKGLNSEMIAAATKIMSNLDLIQGAAKIEVQTTCQTTIGQKGVLASRAQPNHPSDNLKGMRASLYEALSYGIGDAVIGINPVIDTTDNIYALLNETKNIINEWSIPTQNCVLSHVTSQMRAIEKGAAADLIFQSLAGTEAGNDSFGISLSMLDEATALIHEKGTAKGPNRWYFETGQGSELSAEAHYNIDQVTLEARCYGLARHYKPFLVNTVVGFIGPEYLYNSKQVLRAGLEDHFMGKMHGLPMGVDVCYTNHMDADQNDMDNLSMLLGTAGVNFVIGVPMADDCMLNYQSLSYHDIATVRNVLGRTPTPLFQKWLEDQRIMENGRFTSRAGDPTIFMNLI; encoded by the coding sequence ATGTTTAAAACTACCCGGTTGTTAGGAGAAACATTTTCATTTTATAGCTTGAAAGAAATTATGGCCAAAGCAAACGAAGAACGTTCTGGAGATCAGCTCGCACGAGTTAGCGCTGAGTCAATGAAAGAACGAATGGCAGCCAAACAAGTGCTAGCTGATATCACACTTGCTGATATTCGAAATTACCCGCTGCTAAGCGCAGATGAAGACAACGTCTCGGCATTAATCGAAAGTCAGGTTGATTCATCGGTTTACGACATTATTAAAAATTGGACAGTAGGGGAGTTAAGAGAATACATCTTATCTGATGAGCATACCGGAGAAGACCTTCTTGCGCTTAGCAAAGGATTAAACAGCGAAATGATTGCGGCAGCTACTAAAATTATGTCCAATTTAGATTTAATTCAAGGAGCTGCCAAGATAGAAGTGCAAACTACTTGTCAAACGACTATCGGTCAAAAAGGCGTATTGGCTTCAAGAGCCCAGCCTAATCATCCTTCAGATAACTTAAAAGGAATGAGAGCATCTCTCTACGAAGCGTTAAGCTATGGAATTGGAGATGCGGTTATCGGAATTAACCCTGTTATTGATACAACGGATAATATCTACGCGCTTTTAAATGAAACAAAAAATATAATCAACGAATGGTCGATTCCTACTCAAAACTGTGTATTATCACATGTGACGAGCCAAATGAGAGCAATCGAAAAAGGAGCAGCTGCTGACTTGATTTTCCAAAGTTTAGCAGGCACAGAAGCCGGTAATGATTCATTTGGGATTTCACTGTCTATGCTCGATGAAGCGACAGCGTTAATTCATGAAAAAGGGACAGCAAAAGGTCCGAACCGCTGGTATTTTGAAACAGGACAAGGTTCTGAACTGTCAGCAGAAGCCCACTATAATATTGATCAAGTAACGCTCGAAGCTAGATGCTATGGCTTAGCTCGCCACTACAAGCCTTTCTTAGTTAACACGGTTGTTGGATTTATTGGACCTGAATATTTATATAACAGCAAACAAGTCCTGCGAGCTGGGTTAGAAGATCACTTTATGGGCAAAATGCACGGCTTGCCTATGGGAGTAGACGTATGTTACACCAATCACATGGATGCTGATCAAAACGATATGGATAATTTAAGTATGCTTCTAGGAACAGCTGGGGTGAACTTTGTAATAGGAGTGCCCATGGCTGATGACTGCATGCTAAACTATCAGTCTCTTAGTTATCATGATATCGCAACCGTGCGCAATGTACTCGGCCGTACCCCAACTCCGTTATTTCAAAAATGGCTTGAAGATCAGCGTATTATGGAAAACGGACGCTTCACATCAAGAGCTGGAGACCCAACTATTTTTATGAATTTGATTTAA
- a CDS encoding cysteine hydrolase family protein, which yields MLRSRPVLLLIDVQEGFYSPQWGERNNLDAEKNMLTLLQAWRRQDYPVIHVQHASENPDSPLHPSSKGFQFKEGFGPQEDEYLIRKHVNSCFIGTELDSYLKANGYDTLILIGLTTNHCVSTTARMAGNLGYRTYVVNDATACFDCMSYDGKTRLPAEDVHTFALSSLHGEFATVISTKETLQVLQTFQYAQNQ from the coding sequence ATGCTACGTTCCCGACCAGTGCTGCTGCTTATCGATGTACAAGAAGGGTTTTATTCACCCCAGTGGGGAGAAAGAAACAATTTAGATGCAGAAAAGAATATGCTGACGCTACTGCAAGCATGGAGACGCCAAGATTATCCTGTCATTCACGTGCAGCATGCATCAGAAAATCCAGATTCTCCTTTACACCCAAGCTCGAAGGGGTTTCAGTTTAAAGAAGGATTTGGTCCACAAGAAGATGAATACTTAATTCGCAAGCACGTGAACAGCTGCTTCATTGGAACAGAGCTAGATAGCTATTTAAAAGCAAATGGCTATGATACGCTCATTTTAATAGGACTAACTACTAATCACTGCGTCTCTACGACTGCCCGCATGGCTGGGAATTTAGGGTACAGGACGTACGTTGTAAACGATGCAACGGCTTGCTTTGATTGTATGTCCTACGATGGAAAAACCAGACTTCCTGCAGAAGATGTACATACATTCGCACTGTCTTCTTTGCACGGAGAGTTTGCAACGGTCATTTCTACAAAAGAGACTCTTCAAGTCCTTCAAACCTTTCAATATGCCCAAAACCAATAA
- a CDS encoding alpha/beta fold hydrolase produces MNYFIHVTPKTKLFVRDIGKGEPVLFLHGWPVNAKMYEYQFTTLPACGIRCIAPDLRGFGKSDAPFTGYSYNQLADDIRMLVEKLGLKNYTLVGFSMGGAIAIRYMSRHLGYGVKKLILLGAAAPSFIQKTDFPYGLPSEEVNTIIQNTYRDRPNMLEDFGKKFFNQPASAAFRGWFQDLGLEASGHGTIKTAVSLRDEDLREDLSQIFAETYILHGKKDQICPFDLAKVMNRHISFSTLIPFENSGHGLFYDEREKVNDTLIELINKSSADK; encoded by the coding sequence ATGAACTATTTTATTCACGTAACTCCTAAGACTAAACTTTTTGTTCGGGATATTGGAAAAGGGGAACCCGTTCTTTTCCTTCACGGGTGGCCTGTTAATGCTAAAATGTACGAATACCAATTTACAACGCTGCCGGCCTGCGGTATTCGGTGTATTGCTCCTGATCTTCGAGGATTTGGAAAATCAGATGCGCCTTTCACCGGCTATTCTTACAATCAATTAGCGGATGATATTCGTATGTTAGTAGAAAAATTAGGACTTAAAAATTATACTCTAGTAGGCTTTTCTATGGGGGGAGCCATTGCCATTCGATATATGAGTAGACACTTAGGATATGGTGTGAAGAAGTTAATTTTATTAGGGGCAGCGGCTCCAAGCTTTATTCAAAAAACTGATTTTCCATACGGACTTCCTTCTGAAGAAGTAAATACAATTATTCAAAATACGTATAGAGATCGTCCTAACATGCTTGAAGACTTTGGGAAAAAATTTTTTAATCAGCCTGCCAGCGCAGCTTTTAGAGGATGGTTTCAAGATTTAGGTTTAGAGGCATCTGGCCATGGAACGATTAAAACTGCGGTGTCTTTACGAGACGAAGACTTACGGGAAGATTTGAGTCAAATTTTCGCTGAGACATATATATTACACGGAAAAAAAGATCAAATTTGTCCATTTGATCTTGCAAAAGTAATGAATCGCCACATTTCATTTTCTACACTGATCCCATTTGAAAATAGTGGACACGGTCTTTTTTATGATGAACGTGAGAAAGTAAACGACACCCTTATTGAACTCATCAATAAAAGCTCAGCCGATAAGTAA
- a CDS encoding YqcI/YcgG family protein — MVSKMLFRANEILESTHVPFWGKDAFQYFQSDILSEENPFPCILGVEGFKKDLLRFSFVTTPYNYQDIKHAAAALREYIDTFKTIGRYTSFVLFFKPEHKERSMEEYETMFWDTLTFLHQIDQKKWPQDIPKDPKDALWEFCFHGEPIFVVCNTPAHSLRKSRKSRGFMITFQPRWVFEGMTGDSKIGKHVQKVVRDRLKTYDDVSAHPELGWYGQQENREWKQYFLHDDNNHTTGQCPFKLKRSEQHGRKKSLY; from the coding sequence ATGGTATCAAAAATGCTTTTTCGAGCTAATGAGATTTTAGAGTCAACGCACGTCCCGTTCTGGGGGAAAGATGCTTTTCAATATTTCCAAAGCGATATATTATCAGAAGAAAATCCATTTCCCTGTATATTAGGGGTAGAAGGCTTTAAAAAAGATTTACTGCGTTTTTCATTTGTGACGACTCCTTATAACTATCAAGATATTAAACATGCAGCGGCGGCACTTAGAGAATACATAGATACATTTAAGACCATAGGTCGCTATACATCCTTTGTGTTATTCTTTAAGCCTGAACATAAAGAACGGTCAATGGAAGAGTACGAAACGATGTTTTGGGATACGCTGACGTTTCTTCATCAAATTGATCAAAAGAAATGGCCGCAAGATATTCCGAAAGACCCAAAAGATGCATTATGGGAATTTTGTTTTCACGGAGAACCTATTTTTGTCGTCTGTAATACGCCTGCTCATTCTCTACGTAAAAGCCGTAAGAGCAGAGGATTTATGATTACATTTCAGCCGCGGTGGGTGTTTGAAGGTATGACAGGAGATTCAAAAATAGGGAAGCATGTACAAAAAGTCGTCCGCGATCGGTTAAAAACATATGATGACGTATCAGCTCACCCTGAGTTAGGCTGGTATGGACAGCAGGAAAACAGAGAGTGGAAGCAATATTTTTTACACGATGATAATAACCATACTACCGGACAGTGTCCATTTAAATTAAAAAGGAGTGAGCAGCATGGACGTAAAAAAAGCCTCTATTAA
- a CDS encoding amino acid permease, whose product MQEQQELKRGLKSRHLTMISLGGAIGTGLFLASGGAIHTAGPGGALLAYAIIGVMVYFLMTSLAELAAYMPEAGSFSTYASRFVDPSFGFALGWNYWYNWAITIAAELSAGALIMKFWFPNSSSILWSALFLLIMFGLNYLSVKGFGESEFWFSLIKVVTVIIFLVIGIMMIFGIFNNEAPGFKNFTLGDGPIHGGFFTVLGIFMAAGFSFQGTELLGVAAGESEDPEKTVPRAVKQVFWRILLFYILAIFVIGMLIPYTANSLASDDVRVSPFTLIFERAGLAFAASAINAVILTAVLSAGNSGMYASTRMLWNLAKDGKAPRFLAKVNKRGVPVNALIATALVGTLAFGASFFGDGAVYTWLLNASGMSGFIAWLGIAISHYRFRRAFVAQGHDLSELPYHAKLFPFGPIFAFILCAVVILGQNYSAFMGDSIDWYGVLVSYIGLPLFLIVWLGYKWTKKSKLIPLKECQVTVKKYE is encoded by the coding sequence ATGCAAGAGCAGCAAGAATTAAAACGTGGGTTGAAATCTCGCCACTTAACGATGATTTCATTAGGAGGAGCCATCGGAACCGGCTTATTCCTAGCAAGTGGTGGAGCAATTCACACAGCAGGACCTGGGGGAGCGCTTTTAGCTTACGCTATTATTGGCGTAATGGTTTACTTTTTGATGACCAGCCTAGCAGAGCTCGCAGCTTATATGCCTGAAGCTGGTTCATTTAGTACGTATGCGTCTCGTTTTGTAGATCCATCCTTTGGTTTCGCTCTCGGCTGGAACTACTGGTATAACTGGGCTATTACGATTGCAGCTGAATTATCCGCTGGAGCCCTTATTATGAAATTTTGGTTCCCGAACTCTTCTTCTATTTTATGGAGTGCCCTGTTTTTATTAATTATGTTTGGGCTTAACTACCTTTCTGTAAAAGGATTTGGTGAATCTGAATTTTGGTTTTCGTTAATTAAAGTAGTAACGGTTATTATCTTTTTAGTTATTGGTATTATGATGATTTTTGGTATCTTTAACAATGAAGCACCAGGTTTCAAAAACTTCACGCTTGGTGATGGACCGATTCACGGTGGATTCTTCACTGTACTAGGTATATTTATGGCAGCTGGTTTTTCATTCCAAGGAACAGAGTTGCTTGGAGTCGCAGCTGGAGAAAGTGAAGATCCGGAAAAAACGGTTCCTCGCGCAGTTAAACAAGTCTTCTGGCGCATCTTGTTATTTTATATTTTAGCTATTTTTGTTATTGGAATGCTTATTCCATACACAGCGAATTCATTAGCAAGTGATGACGTGAGAGTAAGTCCGTTTACTTTAATATTCGAACGAGCAGGTCTGGCGTTTGCAGCATCAGCGATTAATGCCGTTATTTTAACAGCTGTTTTATCTGCTGGTAACTCAGGTATGTATGCTTCTACGCGTATGCTGTGGAACTTAGCGAAAGATGGAAAAGCACCAAGGTTCTTAGCAAAAGTGAATAAACGAGGCGTTCCAGTTAATGCCTTAATCGCAACGGCACTTGTCGGTACACTTGCATTTGGTGCTTCATTTTTTGGAGACGGTGCGGTATATACGTGGTTACTTAATGCTTCTGGTATGTCTGGTTTTATTGCTTGGTTAGGAATTGCGATCAGCCACTATCGTTTTAGAAGAGCATTTGTTGCTCAAGGTCATGATTTGAGTGAACTTCCATATCATGCAAAACTTTTCCCATTTGGCCCTATCTTTGCCTTTATTTTATGTGCCGTTGTTATTTTAGGCCAAAACTATTCGGCGTTTATGGGTGACTCGATTGACTGGTACGGTGTACTTGTTTCTTATATCGGACTTCCTTTATTCTTAATTGTTTGGTTAGGATACAAATGGACGAAAAAGTCGAAGCTTATCCCGTTAAAAGAATGTCAAGTAACAGTGAAAAAATACGAATAA
- a CDS encoding ethanolamine ammonia-lyase reactivating factor EutA, with protein MLQKWITSIGLDIGTSTTKLIVSKLLIANQQNQFTLPGCQIIDRRVTYASSIYTTPMVNEVEIDVQRLTVLLEQEYKNAEISLDQVEAGAVIITGETARKQNAESIVHYLAEHAGDFVVATAGADLEGILAAKGSGAIQHSAETNAVIANIDVGGGTANIALCQNGKVIETFTLHVGGRLIRLNSDGFVTYISPYLTEFLKNNSLILREGEKATFEKLSSICQLLAEETVNYVKALKQNSTLLVSPHTRSSIQPETIMISGGVGAMMEKQKPKTVRKVAVHGDIGPLLAYQFQSIHVSQAAETTRATVIGAGMQNTEVSGSTVYIKSKRLPLKNIPIIEIPVQQEEEWNPQLFQERARTACMQASTVFSAEDPPVAIALSHFPYCSYIMLQELAKVISAEFGACFKGAKCLVVLCEQDIAKALGQALAKQEKELEIICLDQIDFTHGDYIDLGLPVAGEAISVSIKTLAFSS; from the coding sequence ATGCTACAGAAATGGATCACGAGCATAGGTTTAGATATTGGAACAAGCACAACAAAACTGATTGTAAGCAAGCTGTTAATAGCAAATCAACAAAATCAGTTTACGCTGCCAGGCTGTCAAATTATTGATCGTCGCGTAACGTATGCAAGTTCTATCTATACCACACCTATGGTAAACGAGGTTGAAATCGATGTTCAACGATTAACGGTACTACTAGAACAAGAGTACAAGAATGCAGAAATCTCCTTAGATCAAGTGGAGGCGGGCGCTGTGATCATCACAGGAGAAACTGCTAGAAAGCAAAATGCAGAGAGTATCGTTCACTATCTAGCCGAACATGCTGGAGATTTCGTTGTTGCAACAGCCGGTGCTGATTTGGAAGGAATATTGGCGGCAAAAGGATCAGGAGCAATCCAACATTCCGCTGAAACAAATGCAGTAATTGCCAATATTGATGTAGGAGGAGGCACTGCTAACATCGCCTTATGTCAAAATGGAAAAGTGATAGAAACATTTACCCTGCATGTAGGCGGGAGATTAATTCGGCTGAATTCAGACGGTTTTGTAACCTACATTTCACCTTATTTAACTGAATTTTTAAAAAATAATTCTTTAATACTGCGAGAAGGTGAAAAAGCAACATTTGAAAAACTCTCGTCTATCTGTCAATTACTAGCTGAAGAAACCGTGAATTATGTAAAAGCGCTGAAGCAAAATTCCACGCTGCTCGTTTCTCCTCATACAAGATCTTCTATCCAACCAGAAACAATCATGATTTCAGGAGGAGTAGGGGCAATGATGGAGAAGCAGAAGCCAAAAACAGTGAGGAAAGTCGCTGTACATGGAGACATTGGTCCTCTGCTAGCGTATCAGTTTCAATCCATACACGTATCTCAAGCCGCTGAAACAACGCGCGCTACTGTCATTGGGGCCGGCATGCAAAATACAGAAGTTAGCGGATCAACCGTATACATTAAATCAAAGCGGCTGCCGCTAAAAAATATTCCGATTATAGAGATACCCGTACAGCAAGAGGAGGAGTGGAATCCGCAGCTGTTTCAAGAAAGAGCTCGAACGGCATGTATGCAGGCTTCAACTGTTTTCAGCGCAGAAGATCCTCCCGTTGCTATTGCTTTATCTCATTTCCCTTACTGCAGCTATATAATGCTGCAAGAATTAGCAAAAGTAATAAGCGCTGAATTTGGTGCTTGTTTTAAAGGAGCTAAGTGCCTCGTTGTTTTATGCGAGCAGGATATTGCTAAAGCTTTAGGACAAGCACTAGCCAAACAGGAGAAAGAATTAGAAATTATTTGTTTAGATCAAATTGACTTTACCCACGGAGATTATATCGATCTAGGGTTACCCGTAGCTGGAGAGGCAATCTCTGTTTCGATTAAAACACTCGCTTTTTCATCATAA